The Streptomyces cynarae genome contains a region encoding:
- a CDS encoding lysine N(6)-hydroxylase/L-ornithine N(5)-oxygenase family protein: protein MTARPEATGKTYDFVGIGLGPFNLGLACLTESIDGLDGVFLEAKPTFEWHSGMFLEGAHLQTPFLSDLVTLADPTSPYSFLNYLKERGRLYSFYIRENFYPLRVEYDDYCRWAAGKLAGVRFNTTVTEVTYADQDEVYVVRTQDGDTYRARHLVLGTGTPPHIPEPCRGLGGDAIHNSRYLDHKHRLQAKESITLVGSGQSAAEIYRDLLGEIDVHGYRLNWVTRSPRFFPLEYTKLTLEMTSPEYIDYFHALPERTRYRLTEQQKGLFKGIDSDLIDEIFDLLYQKNLDGPVPTRLLTNSTLTRAAYEDGTYTLTFRQEEQEKDYELRSQGLILATGYKYVEPEFLRPVRDRLRYDRHGNFDVARNYAIDVTGRGVFLQNAGVHTHSITSPDLGMGAYRNAYIIRELLGTEYYPVEKTIAFQEFAV from the coding sequence TTGACCGCGCGTCCTGAAGCCACCGGGAAGACGTACGACTTCGTCGGGATCGGGCTCGGCCCCTTCAACCTCGGCCTCGCCTGCCTCACCGAGTCGATCGACGGCCTCGACGGCGTCTTCCTGGAGGCGAAGCCCACCTTCGAGTGGCACTCGGGGATGTTCCTGGAGGGCGCCCACCTCCAGACCCCGTTCCTGTCGGACCTGGTCACCCTGGCCGACCCCACCTCCCCGTACTCCTTCCTCAACTACCTGAAGGAGCGGGGCAGGCTGTACTCGTTCTACATCCGCGAGAACTTCTACCCCCTGCGCGTCGAGTACGACGACTACTGCCGCTGGGCCGCCGGAAAACTCGCCGGCGTCCGCTTCAACACGACGGTCACCGAGGTGACGTACGCGGACCAGGACGAGGTGTATGTCGTACGGACGCAGGACGGGGACACCTACCGCGCCCGTCATCTGGTCCTCGGCACCGGCACCCCTCCCCACATCCCGGAGCCCTGCCGCGGTCTGGGCGGTGACGCCATCCACAACTCCCGCTATCTGGACCACAAGCACCGGCTCCAGGCCAAGGAGTCGATCACCCTGGTCGGCAGCGGCCAGTCCGCCGCGGAGATCTACCGCGACCTGCTCGGGGAGATCGACGTCCACGGCTACCGGCTGAACTGGGTGACCCGCTCCCCGCGCTTCTTCCCCCTCGAGTACACCAAGCTCACGCTGGAGATGACCTCCCCGGAGTACATCGACTACTTCCACGCGCTGCCCGAGCGGACCCGCTACCGCCTCACGGAGCAGCAGAAGGGCCTGTTCAAGGGCATCGACAGCGATCTGATCGACGAGATCTTCGACCTGCTGTACCAGAAGAACCTCGACGGCCCGGTCCCGACCCGCCTGCTCACCAACTCGACCCTGACGAGGGCCGCCTACGAGGACGGCACCTACACCCTCACCTTCCGCCAGGAGGAGCAGGAGAAGGACTACGAGCTGCGCTCCCAGGGCCTGATCCTCGCCACCGGATACAAGTACGTCGAACCCGAGTTCCTGAGGCCCGTCCGCGACCGCCTGCGCTACGACCGGCACGGCAACTTCGACGTGGCCCGCAACTACGCGATCGACGTCACCGGCCGGGGCGTGTTCCTGCAGAACGCCGGCGTCCACACCCACTCGATCACCTCACCCGACCTGGGCATGGGCGCCTACCGGAACGCGTACATCATCCGGGAGCTGCTCGGCACCGAGTACTACCCCGTCGAGAAGACCATCGCCTTCCAGGAGTTCGCGGTATGA
- the desA gene encoding lysine decarboxylase DesA encodes MRSHLLNDLTAEHYRRSVTEGVERVADRLATTDRPFTGVTVDALAPRIDGIDLDRPLHDTTAALDELEELYLRDAVYFHHPRYLAHLNCPVVIPAVLGEAVLSAVNSSLDTWDQSAGGTLIERRLIDWTAERIGLGPAADGVFTSGGTQSNLQALLLAREEAKPEGAGWEASDTLARLRILTSEVSHFSVRKSAKLLGLSPESVVAVPVGHDRRMQTVALAHELERCTRDGLIPMAVVATAGTTDFGSIDPLPEIAELCAQYGTWMHVDAAYGCGLLVSPRRRGLLDGIERADSVTVDYHKSFFQPVSSSAVLVRDAATLRHATYHAEYLNPRSAVRERIPNQVDKSLQTTRRFDALKLWMTLRVMGAHGIGQLFDEVCDLAAEGWELLAADPRYDVVVEPQLSTLVFRYIPSAVTDPADIDRANLHARKALFASGDAVVAGTKVAGRHYLKFTLLNPETTVDDITAVLDLIAGHAEQYLGESLDRAS; translated from the coding sequence ATGCGCTCGCACCTGCTCAATGACCTCACCGCGGAGCACTACCGCCGCTCCGTGACCGAAGGAGTAGAGCGGGTGGCCGACCGACTCGCCACCACCGACCGTCCGTTCACCGGCGTCACGGTCGACGCCCTCGCCCCCCGCATCGACGGGATCGACCTGGACCGCCCGCTGCACGACACCACCGCGGCCCTGGACGAGCTGGAGGAGCTCTACCTCCGCGACGCGGTCTACTTCCACCACCCCCGCTACCTCGCCCACCTCAACTGCCCGGTCGTCATCCCGGCCGTGCTCGGCGAGGCCGTCCTGTCCGCCGTCAACTCCTCCCTCGACACCTGGGACCAGTCGGCGGGCGGCACCCTGATCGAGCGCAGGCTCATCGACTGGACCGCCGAGCGGATCGGCCTCGGCCCGGCCGCCGACGGCGTGTTCACCTCCGGCGGCACCCAGTCCAACCTCCAGGCGCTGTTGCTGGCCCGCGAGGAGGCCAAGCCGGAGGGGGCAGGGTGGGAAGCATCGGACACTCTCGCCAGGCTGCGCATCCTCACCTCCGAGGTGAGCCACTTCAGCGTCAGGAAGTCCGCGAAACTCCTCGGCCTCAGCCCCGAGTCCGTCGTCGCCGTCCCCGTCGGCCACGACCGGCGCATGCAGACCGTCGCCCTCGCCCACGAGCTGGAGCGGTGCACCCGGGACGGTCTGATCCCGATGGCCGTCGTCGCCACCGCCGGCACCACCGACTTCGGCTCCATCGACCCGCTGCCCGAGATCGCCGAGCTGTGCGCCCAGTACGGCACCTGGATGCACGTGGACGCGGCCTACGGCTGCGGACTGCTGGTCTCGCCCCGCCGCCGCGGCCTCCTCGACGGCATCGAACGCGCCGACTCGGTCACCGTCGACTACCACAAGTCCTTCTTCCAGCCGGTGAGTTCGTCGGCCGTCCTGGTCCGCGACGCCGCCACGCTGCGGCACGCCACCTACCACGCGGAGTACCTCAACCCGCGCAGCGCGGTGCGGGAGCGCATCCCCAACCAGGTCGACAAGTCCCTGCAGACCACCCGCCGCTTCGACGCCCTCAAGCTGTGGATGACGCTGCGCGTGATGGGCGCCCACGGCATCGGACAGCTCTTCGACGAGGTCTGCGACCTGGCGGCCGAGGGCTGGGAGCTGCTCGCCGCCGACCCGCGCTACGACGTCGTCGTCGAACCGCAGCTGTCCACGCTCGTCTTCCGCTACATCCCCTCCGCCGTCACCGACCCGGCCGACATCGACCGCGCCAACCTGCACGCCCGCAAGGCCCTGTTCGCCTCCGGTGACGCGGTCGTCGCGGGCACCAAGGTCGCGGGCCGCCACTACCTGAAGTTCACCCTGCTCAACCCCGAGACCACGGTGGACGACATCACAGCCGTCCTCGATCTGATCGCCGGCCACGCCGAGCAGTACCTGGGAGAGTCCCTTGACCGCGCGTCCTGA